The Epinephelus lanceolatus isolate andai-2023 chromosome 14, ASM4190304v1, whole genome shotgun sequence genome has a window encoding:
- the LOC117251546 gene encoding uncharacterized protein LOC117251546 isoform X1, with protein MYLENSEQSKVSGEGEPSTEAMLAEQCQVPKLTEAADLTSPSKGSADLGMKVLVDYTEQTVVSREIDPSIFCVEHCNLKRDEMKSSTYCNGQSESFAQYPESNGLFESDQILGQCETSGLSQPFDECAQHCECFKPCKSSEHCANHSLASKCSPCCEHSAEHLQLFQQCKPSDQQFESFDFEPDKLAVNCDGFGPCEMSDFIPECTDHLDLLQQYDSSDQQGESFDSEPDTSTEDFEQCEMTGFTSYISDSLDLLDCATELREYDECTNDDDNEEIYAPEHEDEQNDTETIDANPSHFNTPAQVYFDDSGDFPFTSECCETHHHSEEDSPHATALNTSSDYCEMCETDYFETSEEYDQQCATSDQCSDEASEFGTEEDGSSDCSSIETKSFKTCPDGSIPSDHCSDSSGQTQWESFEDDVEIDQNNVNITNEDKNKTPAVDVVIEDYFDLFDRADYYGHAFAQKQRYISCFDGGDIHDHLHLQEVQSKAQAKYADKFKEINEEIHVQKTDTCFDAPKEACEDTHEEDASQRGDVSSGSCESEEQSEDESESSLADNEVERDESEAQALCAENCEETEEDENSFDGEACAFDGHVSEICKEEETEVYLSSGNESMSAPCAEDIFVGGDAYEEESVAHNYESIFDNTSTTGHLQTTEPVDKVFIACSEMEPYWSLVHHEENGEMCELGVEEYYAYQIKSIQSSVEQALNEFIMGRRSYDQIIHGDASRIETEDAPLSLNDIQAHEVCPEEHKAVRFESTEVIELSENLANSSDVEKTTSEETRESDEDSGISDISREKKPPSDIIHSVVSHPAKNKERTEENKPSEQSTDSEEEQSDDEFDEDCECEYCNPPIEEVPAKPLLPRMKSNDAGKICVVIDLDETLVHSSFKPVNNADFIIPVEIDGTVHQVYVLKRPHVDEFLKRMGEMFECVLFTASLSKYADPVSDLLDKWGAFRSRLFRESCVFHKGNYVKDLSRLGRDLNKVIIIDNSPASYIFHPDNAVPVASWFDDMSDTELLDLIPFFERLSKVDDIYDVLQQQRTSS; from the exons ATGTATTTGGAAAACTCTGAGCAAAGCAAAGTCTCTGGGGAAGGGGAGCCGTCTACTGAGGCCATGCTTGCTGAACAATGCCAGGTTCCTAAATTAACAGAGGCTGCCGACTTAACCAGCCCTTCAAAGGGAAGTGCTGATCTTGGCATGAAGGTCCTTGTGGATTATACTGAGCAGACTGTTGTCAGCAGAGAAATTGACCCTTCTATCTTTTGTGTGGAACATTGCAACTTGAAAAGAGATGAGATGAAATCCTCCACATATTGCAATGGACAATCTGAGAGTTTTGCACAATACCCGGAGAGCAATGGATTGTTTGAATCCGACCAGATCCTTGGTCAGTGTGAGACTTCGGGGTTAAGCCAACCATTTGACGAATGTGCTCAACACTGTGAGTGTTTTAAACCTTGCAAGTCCTCTGAGCACTGTGCTAATCATAGCTTAGCTTCCAAATGTAGTCCTTGCTGTGAACACAGTGCAGAACACCTTCAGTTATTTCAGCAATGTAAGCCCTCTGATCAACAGTTCGAGTCTTTTGACTTTGAGCCAGATAAATTGGCAGTGAACTGTGACGGTTTCGGGCCGTGTGAAATGTCTGATTTCATACCTGAATGCACAGACCACCTCGACTTACTGCAACAATATGACTCCTCCGATCAGCAGGGTGAGTCCTTTGACTCTGAGCCAGACACATCAACAGAGGACTTTGAGCAATGTGAAATGACTGGTTTCACATCTTACATCTCTGACTCACTGGACTTACTGGACTGTGCCACCGAACTCCGTGAGTATGACGAATGCACCAATGATGACGATAATGAAGAGATCTATGCACCTGAACATGAGGATGAGCAAAATGACACGGAAACTATTGATGCAAATCCCTCACATTTCAACACACCTGCTCAAGTTTACTTTGATGACAGTGGAGATTTTCCATTTACAAGTGAATGCTGTGAGACACACCATCACTCTGAGGAAGATTCCCCACATGCCACTGCATTAAACACGTCCAGCGATTACTGTGAAATGTGTGAAACAGATTACTTTGAAACGAGCGAAGAGTATGATCAGCAATGTGCCACTTCAGACCAGTGTTCTGATGAGGCCTCTGAGTTTGGCACCGAAGAAGATGGTTCCTCAGATTGCTCTTCTATTGAAACCAAATCCTTCAAGACTTGTCCCGATGGCAGCATTCCTTCAGATCACTGCTCTGATTCATCTGGGCAGACGCAGTGGGAATCTTTTGAAGATGATGTAGAAATAGACCAAAACAATGTTAACATAACTAATGAGGATAAAAACAAAACGCCTGCTGTTGATGTTGTTATTGAGGATTACTTCGATCTGTTTGACAGAGCTGACTATTACGGACATGCCTTTGCACAAAAGCAACGTTACATCTCCTGCTTTGATGGAGGAGATATCCACGACCACCTGCATCTTCAAGAGGTTCAATCTAAGGCTCAAGCCAAATATGCagacaaatttaaagaaatcaaTGAGGAAATTCATGTACAGAAAACTGATACATGTTTTGATGCTCCCAAAGAAGCATGTGAAGATACTCATGAGGAAGATGCAAGTCAGAGAGGTGATGTCTCCTCTGGGTCTTGTGAGTCAGAGGAACAATCTGAAGATGAATCAGAATCAAGTTTAGCAGATAATGAAGTTGAAAGAGATGAATCAGAAGCTCAGGCCCTTTGTGCTGAGAActgtgaggaaacagaggaagatgagaacaGTTTTGATGGAGAAGCTTGTGCGTTTGATGGCCATGTTTCTGAAATctgcaaagaagaagaaactgaGGTCTACCTGTCCTCTGGTAATGAGAGTATGAGTGCGCCATGTGCAGAGGACATCTTTGTTGGAGGTGATGCTTATGAAGAAGAATCTGTTGCCCACAATTATGAATCGATTTTTGACAATACCTCTACCACTGGACATTTACAGACAACTGAACCTGTGGACAAAGTATTTATCGCATGTTCAGAAATGGAGCCATATTGGTCACTTGTACACCATGAGGAAAATGGAGAGATGTGCGAGCTTGGTGTTGAGGAATACTATGCATATCAGATAAAAAGCATTCAGTCATCTGTTGAACAAGCCCTGAATGAATTTATTATGGGAAGAAGGTCATACGATCAGATAATCCATGGGGATGCTTCAAGGATTGAAACAGAAGATGCTCCTTTATCCCTGAATGACATACAAGCACATGAAGTTTGCCCAGAGGAGCACAAGGCAGTCAGATTTGAAAGTACAGAAGTTATTGAACTGAGTGAGAATTTGGCCAACAGCTCTGATGTGGAAAAAACAACCAGTGAAGAAACTCGGGAATCAGACGAAGACAGTGGAATCAGTGACAtttcaagagaaaaaaaacctcctTCAGATATTATTCACAGTGTTGTTTCGCACCCTGCAAAAAATAAGGAAAGGACTGAGGAAAACAAGCCCTCCGAACAAAGCACGGATTCAGAAGAGGAGCAAAGCGATGATGAATTTGATGAAGACTGTGAATGCGAGTACTGCAACCCACCAATAGAGGAG GTTCCAGCAAAACCGCTGCTTCCACGGATGAAATCGAATGACGCAGGGAAGATCTGTGTGGTCATCGATTTGGATGAAACGCTAGTGCATAGTTCATTTAAG CCTGTGAACAATGCTGATTTTATCATTCCAGTGGAAATTGATGGAACAGTTCATCAG GTGTATGTGTTAAAGAGACCGCACGTTGATGAATTCCTCAAGAGGATGGGAGAAATGTTCGAGTGTGTTTTGTTCACTGCAAGCTTATCCAAG TACGCAGATCCGGTGTCGGACCTGTTGGACAAATGGGGGGCCTTCCGGAGCCGTCTCTTCCGGGAGTCATGTGTTTTCCACAAAGGGAATTACGTAAAAGACCTGAGCCGTTTAGGAAGAGATCTCAACAAGGTTATCATCATCGATAACTCCCCAGCGTCCTATATCTTCCATCCCGACAATGCA GTTCCTGTAGCGTCCTGGTTTGATGACATGTCAGACACTGAGCTCCTTGATCTTATCCCCTTCTTTGAGAGACTAAGCAAAGTGGACGACATCTATGATGTTCTCCAGCAGCAGAGGACTTCAAGTTAA
- the LOC117251546 gene encoding carboxy-terminal domain RNA polymerase II polypeptide A small phosphatase 1-like isoform X2 translates to MDHSPSIITQVTRDEEENATCREDGASEVSPSQKPRSRGLFHSLFCCLCNRESEPPPLKNSAPLLVEENGTLSKVPAKPLLPRMKSNDAGKICVVIDLDETLVHSSFKPVNNADFIIPVEIDGTVHQVYVLKRPHVDEFLKRMGEMFECVLFTASLSKYADPVSDLLDKWGAFRSRLFRESCVFHKGNYVKDLSRLGRDLNKVIIIDNSPASYIFHPDNAVPVASWFDDMSDTELLDLIPFFERLSKVDDIYDVLQQQRTSS, encoded by the exons GTGCCAGTGAAGTTTCTCCCTCACAGAAGCCTCGTAGCAGAGGCCTTTTCCACAGTCTCTTCTGCTGTCTATGTAACAGAGAATCAGAGCCCCCTCCACTAAAGAACAGTGCCCCCCTCTTGGTAGAAGAAAATGGAACTCTATCAAAA GTTCCAGCAAAACCGCTGCTTCCACGGATGAAATCGAATGACGCAGGGAAGATCTGTGTGGTCATCGATTTGGATGAAACGCTAGTGCATAGTTCATTTAAG CCTGTGAACAATGCTGATTTTATCATTCCAGTGGAAATTGATGGAACAGTTCATCAG GTGTATGTGTTAAAGAGACCGCACGTTGATGAATTCCTCAAGAGGATGGGAGAAATGTTCGAGTGTGTTTTGTTCACTGCAAGCTTATCCAAG TACGCAGATCCGGTGTCGGACCTGTTGGACAAATGGGGGGCCTTCCGGAGCCGTCTCTTCCGGGAGTCATGTGTTTTCCACAAAGGGAATTACGTAAAAGACCTGAGCCGTTTAGGAAGAGATCTCAACAAGGTTATCATCATCGATAACTCCCCAGCGTCCTATATCTTCCATCCCGACAATGCA GTTCCTGTAGCGTCCTGGTTTGATGACATGTCAGACACTGAGCTCCTTGATCTTATCCCCTTCTTTGAGAGACTAAGCAAAGTGGACGACATCTATGATGTTCTCCAGCAGCAGAGGACTTCAAGTTAA